In Podarcis raffonei isolate rPodRaf1 chromosome 8, rPodRaf1.pri, whole genome shotgun sequence, the genomic window TGCCAGCCCTCTCCATGTGGGAAGTGGTAAGTAATGCCGCTCAGGATGGAAaattgcgtgtcgagaccccgcagccaccccctcgttggaaataactcacacaaggacacagatattaggtttatgttattgggcaaattttggccacaactttattgaaattacagtatgtgagcggtattggcttaggcattgatgggacctgactatatctgactcctgcccattgtgcaggaagtccagtaagggtaagccactggtagggggagccctgtcgatcCGTAACAACTCAAGCTCCCTCTGGTGTTCCCGTCGGGTTCGTGTCAAGGCCTtagccccccagccgggcttcagactagatcaacacccctggattcctttaacggagtacccttaagcatggaggggcaggtgatggccacacctcccctcccccacacaagctcaaacaatgcctaaccgcaaccctaacaaagttgtgacgattgctacgaggtaggcgaaaaccaagtggccagtgccaatttgccaagtggaaaaattcctaccaggcccctcagacaaccaaggcgaccaaccgaggtccatagcaaggtcattgcctaacctgcaaaatagggagggagggagggtgattgaggaagcaagccaaagaggaagtcctctggtTCGCTCCTCCGTTTAAATGGCCCCGGCCATGCCCCCCCGGCCGgcagattggctggctgggctctgaCGTGGACGGGATCCCCCAGGCAATGGGGGACAAAGTCCCCCGTCCCCAGTGGGTGGCCacgcggtccaccgcaactcctccccactgggaagtggagcggatttgtgCGGCGATTGTCCAAGAAGGGCTGTTCGCTGAATACCCATTAGCATCCCTtctccaataaataaatagatggaaTATTTGTGTGGAGGCAAGTAAGGGGCTAgagtgggaatcacaagtgggaagaatgTTGCtgttgcatctggttggccgatGTCAGTACAGGATGAGGGCTAAGTAGGCCACTGATCTGGTAGCCAGACTCAAGTTTCTTATTAGACCTCGCCCCTAGGTCCATACAATACGTGCGATGGGTACTACATGCAATGGCTTtagaaagaggattagagaaattcactAACTGAGATCACTATGCTCTGCTTgtatggttggaggcagcaattattctgaataccagctgcttcAAAAAAAAGCAGGAAGGCAAGTGTGCTCTTATGGtcagatcctgtttgcaggtttcccataagcaGCATCTTGTTggtctctgtgagaacaggaagctggactagatgaaactttgatactgtgatcagcatgagctccaacccaactatgctaagaccaagatcatggtcttctctgcccgaccgagactccatcgatggtcgatgaacaggatccccctagagcaggttaactgctttaaatatctgggacaagtaatacggtcaaataggacttttctggcccatagagactatataacaactaatgcatctaaagcagccatccagattagatctctatatgctaagaatcaggctcaatcagtgaagatagctttgagactctttcaaatgaaagtcctcccccttcttttggtgggcatctctttaggctcccgtagggattttttgaaactggattctatccaaacgcgattccttagagccatccttaggattcccccctcggtagcaggtgcggttatgagattagaggtcggctggcaagctctacggtatgtggccttgaagacaaagctctggctatggctcaagctttgttttaaaccagtgggttttgcccccttgatattgagggacgatttccaatcatcgtgggaaagggaggtcattaacgaggttcaatcctgcggattgtctcacctttactttgagtctatgacgtacaatcaagctagagctgtgatctcccggagactgagtgacattgccagacaagaggacatagcccaggtaaaaccagagatgttcctaggggaccagatttatcggaccataccagccccctaccttgcagaaatccactatgtggaataccgcagacttcctacagcggctagattaaatgtccttgactctgcgatattgtggggaaggtacaggggagtaccatacgcccagagaacctgtcattgtgccatgggtgtggttgagtccaccaaacacattctcttgacttgcccttcttatgcagagcttagacaaaattttatagacccactcctatgtcaatttagctttctacccggagaaaaccaggttttacacttgatgaataatgtcactagagctataccttccttggtggccaaatttcttttttttagcttttaagcgtcgcaagactataattgactgtattgatatggggctatctgtttagcccattttagtgttggctaagttctaaaatcttcctggatgttttaactgtgtattgacaaatgtacttttttctgactgacggtcaaataaaaggttgatgatgaaaCTTTGACCTGACCCAACAGCAGAGCTCATGATGTTCTCAGATGATgataatatattattatcatttataccccacccatctggctgggtttccccagccactctgggcggcttccaacaaaatattaaaaatacaataaaacatcaaacattaaaaaacagtaagacatcagacattaaaagcttccctaaacacggctgccttcagatgtcttctaaaagtcagatagttgtttatttccttgatatctggtgggagggcattccagagggcctggttccctgtaacctcacttctcactgggagggaaccaccagaaggccctcagagctggacctcagcacccaggctgaacgatgggggtggagacactccttcagatatactggactgaggccatttagggctttcaaggtcagcaccaacactttgacttgtgcttggaaatgtcctgggagccaatgtaccgtatttttcgctcgataacacgcacctgaccataagacgcacatagtttttagaggaggaaaacaaggggaaaaaattctgaatgaaacagtggatgtatcatttttgtgcttcatgctgcggccacagacatgtgatttgacggtgagtttggggtagcccaatgcaaagatcctgaggatccatgtggatccatgctttgtaaccacgtttttgcaccattgcagccccaggcaacagtgggtgcgtgatttttttggtgcaggctgtagccatggacatgctatgtgatctgatggtgaatttggggtgacccaatgcaaagatcctgaggacccatgtggatccgtgctttgtaaccatgtttttgcaccattgcagccctgtttttgcatcagatcattgctatgtgatctgatggtgaatttggggtgactcaatgcaaagatcctgaggatccatgtggatccgtgattggaaccacgttttaagtagggagggaaggaaaaacatagaagcgacaaggagaggggtgtgcagagaagcagctggctaagaatgcaggagaggggttttaccggagggaggaaaggaaggcaaaagtccccccccccccacaagccagccagctctctctctctctctctcccccccaccaacctgcatgttgccttcgagtcccagacgcacggagaggaattagaaggaaggacgctctgcttgcctggaggggaggggttttctctgctctttgttccgtttgagcaaacacagtaaggaaacagaagcgggtgggcagtaagaccctgaggcagaatgcaggaaagcagcagcttcctactttcctcccttctccggacgatttgatatttgcctgatttttgccttcactcgcgcttgtcagctccagggaccacacattcgctcaataacacgcacagacatttccccttactttttaggagaaaaaatctgcgtgtaatagagggaaaaatacggtaggtctttcaggaccggtgttgtaTGTTAGATGATTGTGGTGGCTCTCTGAAAAAAGATGGTGAGCCAAATTTTGGGAGGAGGCAGCCACTGATGGCCAATAGCCCTGAGGGCTACCTACGgcaagaggcagcagtgcttctgaataccagctggtgGGAaccgcaggagaggagaggggtcttgagttcaggtcctgcttgaggggTTCCTACAGGTtgactgctgtgagaacaggagactggactggatgggccattggcctgatccagcagccaagctctTCCTGTGTGTTCTGATGTCTTCTCCTTCCCCCAGGTGACATTGGACTGCCCCAGCAACGAAGATATCCCCAGGGTGGACAAACTGGTGGAGAAGATCCTCCATTGCAGCTGCCAGGCATGTGGAAAGGAGCAGAGCCAAGAGGGGGCGCTCCTCAACGTCTACGTCAACGGCGACGAGAACCTGCCGGCTGAGggtcctcacccccacccctacGGCCACCACCATCCAGGAGAAGAGGCCTCCAACCACCACCATGAAGACGAGGCCAAGGACTGACCTCCGGCCTTCCGGGGGGTGAACTGCCCCTTCAGCCCAGGCCTTGACGACTTTCCCCCCGCCTCTCAAATACCCATCATGCTTTGCTCTTGGCAACGTGGTCGTGGGGGAGCAGAGGCCAAGCTGAAGGCGGACCTTTCACCGGGGGCGGCCAATGGGACAAGCTGGCAACCGGCGAGagaactgggggagggggtggtTGGGAGGGCATCACTGACGAAATTGCACACTGCTCTAATATattggaggggggaagagggaagggCAAAATGAGAGAGAGGTCTCTGGGGACCTTTCCTCTTGAAGGTCTGGTGGACACCTGAAACAAAGACATCCAAGGCGGCTTCTTGGTTTCTGGCTTTCCATCAGGACATTTCTCTCTGAAGACTacatatagaattgtagacttggaagggacctcctTGCGATGCAGGAACCACAGACGCCGTGGGTCCGGTTCTGCCACTGGGGAATCGAGGACCGATCTCGGAGGAGCTGgactgaacccccccccaaaaacacatTTTGACAAAAGAGACTCTCCCCTTTGGTGCTTTTTTAGCAGCAGAAGCGAGACATTTCTTGCACGTTTGAGTTCTGCCCTCACTTGCCTTCACTGCCCCTGGCTACCTCCATCACAACTCTGCCTTCTTTTAATGCAGGGCTGGCGAGCTCGTATCCCTCCGGAAgtcgctggactccaactcccatcattcttgaacagcggcaatgctggctgggactgctgggagctggagtctggacGGCACCACTTTGCTTACCCCTGTTTGACTTCCTAGCAGCACTTTAATGAACGGAAGATAGAAGGGAGCAAAGGAAATTTTATTGGAGAGCGCTGGGCGAGGGGGAAGAAACAGGTAGGTCGGCTCCAGACCATTTTTAGCGAGTCAGATCTAGGtcaatattgtcaacactggttggcagcagctcaGTAGGGTttcagctgtacctggagatgacaggggTCAACCCGGggactttctgaatgcaaagcagacactcttGTCGTTGGGTTCTGGTTTTCCTAAAGATTCTAGCCCTCGTGGTTATGGATAAAGGGCTGGATCAATGAGGAGGTGCACAGAAGGTAGTCTTATTCCAAGACAGACCTCTGGTCCATCCAACCTAGGATTGCcaacactgaccggcagcggctctccaggaattcaggcagaggacattcccacAATTACTTGGAGGTGTTGGGGAacgaacctgggatcttctgcctacaagagcagatactctaccattgagctacagccttttCTGTGGGAATTTAACGTGATCTGAATCTGATGTGAGTCAGATTATTGGATGAAGAGGCTGCCATCTTGCTCAACCTTTCCTTgaatttttaaacgtcttaatcaCTGAATGTTTAGCGTGAGATCCGAACTCTTGCCTTTGTGTACACCCAGCCTCTCTCCTTGCTCTGACTACAACACTCTtcatggcctctctctctctctctcacacacacacgttatATATATTTCCACCTTTATTGTTGTGTTATTCATCCCTCTTAATTAAATAAATTAGATCCAACAACCACATACCGTGTCACTCCGGGTCTTTTGTCGAGCGAGACAATATAGTGCTTTCAGAATGCAAATCCAAGTGCAAATATTTATGTGGGGCTGCTTCCatttaagtcctactcagagtagacccactgcgaGTAACAGGCTTAAGTCAGTCATGTGCGGCAACTTCCGTGGGTCTAAGATAGCGTCATACAAGGGGCAGAAGAATTGGACACATAAGAGAGAGGCGATGGTACAGCAGCATTTTAGATCTTCCTATGCTGAAATTGACCTGCCCCCACCATAGGAGGAATTGATGCATGACATCTTATCCTGgtacaagatgatgatgatgatgattaataccctgcccatctgcctgggtttccccactcactctgggcagctttcaacaaaatattaaaaatacattaaaacaccagtcattaggAGGCTCTCCAGCTGCACGGTTCCtgatctgcagcctccctggctgcccacacttcctgatctgaaaatgcCCCAGGGGAGGTGTAGGCTCATAATGGGAGGAGTTAACTTATGTTTCCCTGCCAAACTTTAATTGGCATGCAGGCATCTGGGAGGTCTCCTCAGCTGCCCATGTTTCCtgatctgcagcctccctggctgcctgcacttcctgatctgaaaatgcCCCAGGGGAGGTGTAGGCTCATAATGGGAGGAGTTAACTTATGTTTCCCTGCCAAACTTTAATTGGCATGCAGGCATCTGGGAGGTCTCCTCAGCTGCCCATGTTTCCtgatctgcagcctccctggctgcctgcacttcctgatctgaaaatgcCCCAGGGGAGGTGTAGGCTCATAATGGGAGGAGTTAACTTATGTTTCCCTGCCAAACTTTAATTGGCATGCAGGCATCTGGGAGGTCTCCTCAGCTGCCCATGTTTCCtgatctgcagcctccctggctgcctgcacttcctgatctg contains:
- the NBL1 gene encoding neuroblastoma suppressor of tumorigenicity 1 → MLKLLVTTLVPALILAAPPPISKLALFPDKSAWCEAKNITQIVGHSGCESKSIQNRACLGQCFSYSVPNTFPQSTESLVHCDSCMPALSMWEVVTLDCPSNEDIPRVDKLVEKILHCSCQACGKEQSQEGALLNVYVNGDENLPAEGPHPHPYGHHHPGEEASNHHHEDEAKD